A region of Enoplosus armatus isolate fEnoArm2 chromosome 14, fEnoArm2.hap1, whole genome shotgun sequence DNA encodes the following proteins:
- the wdr33 gene encoding pre-mRNA 3' end processing protein WDR33, whose protein sequence is MATDIGSPQRFFHMPRFQHQAPRQVFYKRPDFAQQQAMQQLTFDGKRMRKAVNRKTIDYNPSVIRHLENRLWQRDHRDFRAVQPDAGCYNDLVPPVGMLNNPMNAVTTKFVRTSTNKVKCPVFVIRWTPEGRRLVTGASSGEFTLWNGLTFNFETILQAHDSPVRAMTWSHNDMWMLTADHGGYVKYWQSNMNNVKMFQAHKEAIREASFSPTDNKFATCSDDGTVRIWDFLRCHEERILRGHGADVKCVDWHPTKGLVVSGSKDSQQPIKFWDPKTGQSLATLHAHKNTVMEVKWNLNGNWLLTASRDHLCKLFDIRNLKEELQVFRGHKKEATAVAWHPVHEGLFASGGSDGSLLFWHTGVEKEVGGMEMAHEGMIWSLAWHPLGHILCSGSNDHTSKFWTRNRPGDKMRDRYNLNLLPGMSEDGMEYDDMDLNSVASIPGMGIPEQLKAAMEQEQSSKEAAPEVEMSIPGLDWGMDEVMGKDTKKVPQKKVPYAKPIPAQFQQAWAENKVPMMPPGGDLSKDRKVEQKVDTKKKTQAEIEQEMAALQYTNPMLLEQMKMDRMNQMNADGNLGPPQGQGPMPPFSGPGGPGGPMPPGQQGFPPNMPPQQMSNNMGPPMGPGSMQAPFMPPGQMGPPSGPQPHQGPPQGMMGPPDMQGPQGMQRHPGPPRNMGPQGPHGMGPRGMQGPPGGMMGPPPRGMGPRDPQGPPPQGGMMPPQGNMMGPQGPMQGGMMGPPPRTHGNMPNNYGIGNMQGPPGGMHGPPGNMQGPPGNMQGPHGNMQGPPGNMQGPHGNMQGPQGNMQGPHGNMQGPPGNIQGPHGNMQGPPGNMQGPPYMQHQGQNSGPMMHGMGQQGPNNKGDPRGPPPNHHMGPPDRQGPGGPDQGSGSYWGDNQQGRRGPQDFDGGQDFHSRGEEGWRQGPGPGYQGGGGHRGAGHRGGGGGGGGNVGNWGPDERFTGGEFRGRRDDRFRGGGPGRPGGRGYPDEYGGQEEGFDGPEEMGRGWDNGGRGRPPRGGGPPRGGGHDSYRDGQQMHDGSSPAGRERSSSLQGMDMASLPPRKRPWQDGPGTGDPRERESPGADGGRPPQREDGGYGPSGRGGRGGWGPGGGPGPAPRRGGPAPRGPPRGGSRGR, encoded by the exons ATGGCGACGGACATCGGCTCACCGCAGCGGTTCTTCCACATGCCGCGCTTCCAGCACCAGGCACCGCGGCAGGTCTTCTACAAGAGGCCGGACTTCGCCCAGCAGCAGGCGATGCAGCAGCTCACCTTCGACGGGAAACGCATGAGGAAGGCTGTGAACCGCAAAACCATCGACTACAACCCCTCAGTCATCAGACACCTGGAG aacCGGTTGTGGCAGCGAGACCATCGAGACTTCAGAGCCGTCCAGCCTGACGCAGGATGTTACAACGAT CTGGTTCCTCCTGTGGGCATGTTGAACAACCCGATGAACGCAGTCACCACAAAGTTCGTCCGAACCTCCACCAACAAAGTCAAGTGTCCCGTGTTTGTGATCAGG TGGACTCCTGAAGGTCGTCGTCTGGTCACTGGAGCCTCCAGTGGAGAGTTCACTCTGTGGAATGGACTCACCTTCAACTTTGAGACCATTTTACAG gcCCACGACAGTCCGGTTCGGGCCATGACCTGGTCTCATAATGACATGTGGATGCTGACGGCAGACCATGGCGGCTATGTGAAGTACTGGCAGTCCAACATGAACAACGTCAAGATGTTCCAGGCTCACAAGGAGGCCATTAGAGAAGCCAG CTTTTCTCCAACAGATAATAAATTTGCCACCTGCTCAGACGACGGGACGGTTCGTATCTGGGACTTCCTGCGCTGCCACGAGGAGAGGATCCTCAGAG gtcacGGTGCTGATGTGAAGTGTGTCGACTGGCATCCCACTAAAGGTCTGGTGGTCTCCGGCAGTAAAGACAGccaacagccaatcaaattCTGGGACCCAAAGACCGGACAGAGTCTGGCGACACT TCACGCCCACAAGAACACAGTGATGGAGGTGAAGTGGAACCTGAATGGTAATTGGCTGCTGACAGCGTCACGTGACCACCTGTGTAAACTGTTTGACATCAGAAACCtgaaggaggagctgcaggtgttCAGAGGACACAAGAAGGAGGCGACAG CGGTGGCCTGGCATCCCGTCCATGAGGGTCTTTTTGCCAGCGGAGGCTCTGATGGCTCTCTGCTCTTCTGGCACACTGG gGTGGAGAAGGAGGTTGGAGGGATGGAGATGGCTCATGAGGGGATGATCTGGAGTCTGGCCTGGCACCCGCTGGGTCACATCCTCTGCTCCGGATCCAATGACCACACCAG tAAATTCTGGACGAGGAATCGACCGGGTGATAAGATGAGAGACCGTTACAACCTGAACCTGCTGCCTGGGATGTCAGAGGACGGCATGGAGTACG ATGACATGGACCTGAACAGCGTGGCCTCCATCCCTGGTATGGGGATCCCTGAGCAGCTGAAGGCAGCCATGGAGCAGGAGCAGAGCA GTAAAGAGGCGGCTCCTGAGGTGGAGATGTCCATCCCCGGTCTAGACTGGGGCATGGATGAGGTCATGGGTAAAGACACCAAGAAGGTCCCGCAAAAGAAGGTCCCATATGCCAAACCGATCCCAGCACAGTTCCAACAG GCCTGGGCCGAGAATAAAGTACCCATGATGCCGCCTGGTGGAGATTTGTCCAAAGACCGAAAGGTGGAGCAGAAAGtggacacaaagaagaaaactcaGGCAGAGATCGAGCAGGAGATGGCAGCTTTGCAGTACACCAACCCCATGTTGCTAGAG CAAATGAAGATGGACCGGATGAACCAGATGAACGCAGATGGGAACCTGGGCCCCCCACAGGGACAGGGCCCTATGCCCCCCTTCTCCGGCCCTGGAGGTCCCGGGGGCCCAATGCCTCCTGGCCAGCAGGGCTTTCCTCCAAACATGCCTCCTCAGCAGATGTCCAACAACATGGGGCCTCCCATGGGCCCTGGAAGCATGCAGGCTCCTTTCATGCCCCCTGGACAGATGGGGCCACCCTCTGGACCCCAGCCTCATCAAGGGCCCCCTCAGGGCATGATGGGACCACCAGACATGCAAGGACCCCAAGGTATGCAGAGACACCCCGGCCCTCCCAGAAACATGGGCCCCCAAGGGCCTCACGGTATGGGACCCAGGGGGATGCAGGGGCCCCCTGGTGGGATGATGGGCCCCCCTCCTCGAGGAATGGGTCCCAGAGATCCTCAGGGGCCTCCACCTCAGGGGGGCATGATGCCACCTCAGGGGAACATGATGGGCCCTCAGGGTCCTATGCAGGGTGGGATGATGGGGCCCCCACCCAGGACACACGGCAACATGCCAAACAACTATGGGATTGGCAACATGCAGGGGCCCCCAGGAGGGATGCACGGGCCTCCAGGAAATATGCAGGGGCCCCCAGGTAACATGCAAGGACCCCATGGAAACATGCAGGGCCCCCCTGGTAACATGCAAGGACCCCACGGAAACATGCAGGGGCCCCAAGGAAACATGCAAGGACCCCACGGAAACATGCAAGGACCCCCAGGAAACATACAAGGACCCCATGGAAACATGCAGGGGCCTCCAGGAAACATGCAGGGGCCCCCATACATGCAGCACCAg GGTCAGAACTCGGGGCCTATGATGCATGGGATGGGGCAGCAGGGGCCCAACAACAAAG GAGACCCTCGGGGGCCACCGCCCAACCACCACATGGGCCCTCCTGACCGGCAGGGTCCCGGAGGACCAGACCAGGGCTCAGGTTCTTATTGGGGGGACAACCAGCAGGGTCGACGTGGACCGCAGGACTTTGATGGAGGCCAGGACtttcacagcagaggagaggagggctggaGACAAGGACCTGGGCCAGGATaccagggaggaggaggccacAGGGGGGCAGGacaccgaggaggaggaggaggaggaggagggaatgTAGGGAACTGGGGCCCTGACGAGAGGTTCACTGGAGGAGAGTTCAGAGGACGGAGAGACGACAG GTTCAGAGGAGGAGGCCCCGGCCGGCCCGGAGGTCGAGGTTACCCTGATGAGTACGGTGGCCAGGAGGAGGGCTTCGATGGCCCAGAGGAGATGGGTCGAGGCTGGGACAACGGAGGCAGGGGGAGGCCTCCTCGAGGAGGAGGTCCACCCAGAGGAGGAG GTCACGATAGTTATCGGGATGGTCAGCAGATGCATGATGGGTCGTCTCCGGCCGGTCGCGAGcgctcctcctccctgcagggGATGGACATGGCGTCTCTGCCCCCCCGGAAGCGTCCGTGGCAGGACGGACCAGGAACTGGAGACCCCCGAGAGCGAGAGTCACCAGGAGCTGACGGAG GTCGTCCCCCTCAGAGGGAGGACGGGGGTTATGGTCCTTCTGGTCGAGGTGGACGAGGCGGCTGGGGTCCTGGAGGAGGACCAGGACCCGCCCCCAGGAGAGGAGGACCAGCACCCAGAGGACCACCGAGGGGGGGCAGCCGGGGCCGGTAG